From the genome of Prunus persica cultivar Lovell chromosome G8, Prunus_persica_NCBIv2, whole genome shotgun sequence:
ACCTTAACCCCTTGAGAACTCAGGGCAGTTTCGCAGTTGCCGGCATCGTCACCTGCGATTTTGGCGTCGTAGTTGGCCGTCATAGGGTCCTCCTCGATCTCAGCTTTCGAGCTTTTGAACGATGCCACCACAGCTTTGTATGAAGAAGCACACTTTTTGATAGCATCCCTTGGATCACTCTTGAGCAAATTGTTGATGAATGTTTGGCTGTCTTCTGCATTGGCTATGGCTAACCCGAGAGCCACTTGAGCAAGATCTTTGTAACTGGATGCTGATAGGGCTTGAGGATTGGAGTCCAGAATTTTCAGGCATTCTGCGTTGTTTATGGTGTTTTTGCAAACATCATCGATCAGTTGAGTCGATGCATTCGCtaacgaagaagaagagagaaataaaaacaaagcaaagaagAATGCTAAGGCGTAAGAAAGTGGAGACTCCATTGTATGCAAGTAGTGTTTCAAAAGTTGTTATGGTTATGTTATATATAGTAGTGAGAGTGGTTGGTGCTATTAATGAGATATTATCAGGGTTCTCATAATGTGTGCTTACCAAGAATCCAAACATTTGGAGAATCGACCAATTTAAGTAAAATTTCAAGTCAATTCAGTGAATGCGTGCATACTCATAATAGGAAATTTTTGATATactgaaaaaacaaagagatgcCAAATCCTAATAATTGATTCAATCTAACATTGATTAATATTTGACccctcaaaagaaaaacaattgaCTAATATTTGGCTTTGATGTAGGATGAAATATGAATCAACTATGGTgtgaaaaattattaattaaaataagagatatttagtgatatacccatttctagcactaatattataaataaaccctacacaattgaattcctataaacaaacccaaaaaaaacccaaaaaatgatagctggccttattgaatttaatattaattattaaattactttgatgccctattgagtgctttgggtatttttatgagattttggggttgggcttgttttaagaaattgatggcagttttgtaatttataagaagttaaaagcttttttgttatgttgtaaatgggctttgggtgtgtttctaaagtccattttatatagggtatttttataattttggcccccatattgggtataatagtgaatctcccttaaaATAAAGTGGCTTAAAGTTGGAAGGAAATTGTGTAAGGGAGGAAAATTCCAATTAAATGTCAATTATGGCGCTAGAAAAATAAGGAAGGCGTATCGTTGGGATTAAGGAAGTTTGAAGCAATTATAATTATGTCAagatttgtatttaatttaatgtttaattttatatttttaagaaTAAGTTATCTATTAGGATATTATTTTCCTAATATGACtaggatttttattattttcttgttagcTAAGTTAGGAATATTCTAGAACCTAGGGTTTCTTACGATATTagggtttctttgttttctatttatttttaatcaatataTTTGAGGTTTACTCAATTTCTCTGATGGATTCCAGTTTGTTGGGGAATTCCGACATTGTTACTTGTAGGGTTATTATTCGATCTCCCTATTCCTTATATCTCGCTGCATtagttggtatcagagctagGTTTTGCTTGACTCGAGGTCCACCAATGGCTTGTCCAGACGAAGAAGATAGGACCTGTGCAGACGAGGAACCAATCACTTTTAGAGAATTTGATGTCGCAGTTGTTTCATACTTCATGGGGAGTGACTGCATCGATGGCTTTCTCCAATGGATTGTAGACGTAGAGGAAATATTTGATTCAATAGCAATCCCAGAGGAGAAGATGGTGAAAATGTTGCGTCCCATTTAGAAGATGATGTCGCTTCTTGGTGAGATCAATTGTGACATTCTAGGAAGCAATAAGGTCAAAATGCTATCAGTTCTTGGCATTGGATGAAGAGATGCTTGTGAAaaaattctttccttttgaatatgatatatatttgttaaGAAATGGTTACAAGATTTCT
Proteins encoded in this window:
- the LOC18766908 gene encoding uncharacterized protein LOC18766908, with the translated sequence MESPLSYALAFFFALFLFLSSSSLANASTQLIDDVCKNTINNAECLKILDSNPQALSASSYKDLAQVALGLAIANAEDSQTFINNLLKSDPRDAIKKCASSYKAVVASFKSSKAEIEEDPMTANYDAKIAGDDAGNCETALSSQGVKVPEISARNHVVQLYSSIGDAVTALLG